In Fusobacterium massiliense, a single window of DNA contains:
- the nadD gene encoding nicotinate (nicotinamide) nucleotide adenylyltransferase — protein sequence MRIAIYGGSFNPIHKGHEQIVEYICNDKELNIDKVIVIPVGIPSHKENTLKASNVRLEMCREIFKDNQKVFVSDIEIKESKTSYTYDTLIKIIEIYGKENEYYEVIGMDSLKNLKTWKNYKELLKLVKFIVFKRKDYLLDEMDKDLLENDRVIILENEYYDFSSTEIRERIKNKKDISDFINPKIKKFIY from the coding sequence ATGAGAATAGCAATCTATGGTGGAAGTTTTAATCCCATACACAAGGGACACGAGCAAATTGTAGAATATATATGCAATGATAAAGAACTAAATATTGATAAAGTTATTGTTATTCCCGTGGGTATACCTTCACATAAAGAAAATACTCTCAAAGCTTCTAATGTAAGACTAGAAATGTGTAGAGAAATCTTTAAGGATAATCAGAAAGTTTTTGTTTCTGACATAGAAATAAAAGAAAGTAAGACTTCCTATACCTATGACACTTTAATAAAAATAATAGAAATATATGGTAAAGAAAATGAATATTATGAAGTAATAGGTATGGATTCACTTAAAAATTTAAAAACTTGGAAAAATTATAAAGAACTTTTAAAGCTTGTAAAATTTATTGTATTTAAAAGAAAAGACTATCTTTTAGATGAAATGGATAAAGATCTATTAGAAAATGACAGAGTAATAATATTGGAGAATGAATATTATGATTTTTCTTCGACTGAAATTAGAGAAAGAATAAAAAATAAAAAAGATATATCTGATTTTATAAATCCAAAAATAAAAAAATTTATTTATTAG